In Musa acuminata AAA Group cultivar baxijiao chromosome BXJ2-3, Cavendish_Baxijiao_AAA, whole genome shotgun sequence, the following proteins share a genomic window:
- the LOC103979123 gene encoding FT-interacting protein 3-like: MKVAVEVADAADLMPKDGHGSASAFVEVEFEGQRQRTQTKQKDLSPAWNETLVFNVADPSQLPHRTIDVSVYHDRGRASSVGGGGGNHRNFLGRVRLSGVSVAPSAAEAVAQRFPLEKRGLFSHIRGDIALRVYALPDAFPSSTSPADTAPAPAVDLPIDPFPSVGEPAPVDAKEPKKKKKSSASVAPEEPRVFYSIPASGDGGGEAVSQMSQAAAGATPPPVAVASVAHTRAEPPPPVAVASVAHALAEPPPPGAVVHIRPPMPLARPGPDFGIVETAPPLAGRLGYRTGDKIASTYDLVEQMRYLYVNVVKARDLPTMDLTGSLDPYVEVKLGNYKGTTKHLEKNSNPVWQQVFAFSKDRIQSSQLEVVVKDKDLIKDDFVGRLVFDLTEVPLRVPPDSPLAPQWYRLEDKKGDKIPKGELMLAIWMGTQADEAFPDAWHSDAHSASGQDALANTRSKVYFSPKLVYLRVQIIEAQDLVPADKSRPPNVALKVQLGHQLRRTRAAAGSANPTWGEELMFVASDSFDDPLVLTVEDRVAANKDEPIGRLVLPVSTAFPRIDHYKVVESRWYNLAKPSTSAEEAGGGEKKDKFSSKIHLRLYLEMGYHVLDESTHYSSDLQPASKHLRKPSIGILELGILSARNLIPMKAKDGRTTDAYCVAKYGPKWVRTRTLLDTLTPQWNEQYTWEVFDPCTVITVAVFDNCHVVGSKDDVKDQRIGKVRIRLSTLEADRVYTHLYPLLVLQPSGLKKTGELHLAVRFTCTAWVNMVALYGKPLLPKMHYVQPISVLHMDYLRHQAMMIVATRLARAEPPLRREVVEYMLDVDLHMWSLRRSKANFRRITSLLSGIGAIGKWFDGIRNWKNPVTTILVHVLFLILVCYPELILPTIFLYLFMIGVWNYRFRPRHPPHMDTKLSHAESAHPDELDEEFDTFPSTKTADMVRMRYDRLRSVAGRVQTVVGDLATQGERAQAILSWRDPRATVVIIILSLIVAVFLYVTPFQVVVVLIGMFLLRHPRFRRKMPSVPFNFYRRLPAKSDMLL, from the coding sequence atgaaggtgGCGGTGGAGGTGGCGGACGCGGCGGACCTGATGCCCAAGGACGGGCACGGGTCGGCGAGCGCGTTCGTGGAGGTGGAGTTCGAGGGGCAGCGGCAGCGTACCCAGACGAAGCAGAAGGACCTCAGCCCGGCCTGGAACGAGACGCTGGTGTTCAACGTCGCCGACCCCTCGCAGCTCCCCCACCGCACCATCGACGTCTCCGTCTACCACGACCGCGGCAGGGCCTCGTCcgttggcggcggcggcggaaacCACCGCAACTTCCTCGGCCGCGTCCGCCTCTCTGGTGTCTCCGTCGCCCCCTCCGCCGCTGAGGCCGTCGCCCAGCGCTTCCCCCTCGAGAAGCGCGGCCTTTTCTCCCACATCCGCGGCGACATCGCCCTCCGCGTCTACGCCCTCCCCGACGCCTTCCCCTCCTCCACCTCTCCCGCCGACACTGCCCCCGCTCCCGCCGTCGATCTTCCGATCGACCCTTTTCCTTCCGTCGGCGAACCGGCCCCGGTTGACGCCAAGGAgccgaagaagaaaaagaagtcgTCCGCGTCGGTGGCGCCGGAGGAGCCCCGGGTCTTCTATTCCATCCCTGCCTCCGGCGATGGCGGCGGCGAAGCAGTCAGCCAGATGAGCCAGGCGGCGGCCGGGGCGACGCCGCCGCCCGTGGCGGTGGCCAGCGTGGCCCACACGAGGGCGGAGCCGCCGCCGCCGGTGGCTGTGGCCAGTGTGGCCCACGCGCTGGCCGAGCCGCCGCCTCCGGGGGCTGTGGTCCACATCCGGCCGCCGATGCCGCTGGCCCGGCCGGGCCCCGATTTCGGCATCGTGGAGACGGCCCCGCCTCTGGCCGGCCGCCTGGGGTACCGCACCGGCGACAAGATCGCCTCCACCTACGACCTGGTGGAGCAGATGCGCTACCTGTATGTGAACGTGGTCAAGGCCCGCGACCTCCCGACCATGGACCTCACCGGCTCCCTCGACCCCTACGTCGAGGTGAAACTGGGCAACTACAAGGGCACCACCAAACACCTGGAGAAGAACTCCAACCCCGTGTGGCAGCAGGTGTTCGCCTTCTCCAAGGACCGCATCCAGTCCAGTCAGCTCGAGGTGGTGGTCAAGGACAAGGACCTGATCAAGGACGACTTCGTCGGCCGCCTCGTCTTCGACCTGACGGAGGTGCCCCTCCGCGTGCCTCCCGACAGCCCTTTGGCCCCTCAGTGGTACCGGCTGGAGGACAAGAAGGGCGACAAGATCCCCAAGGGGGAGCTCATGCTCGCTATCTGGATGGGTACGCAGGCCGACGAAGCCTTCCCTGACGCCTGGCATTCCGACGCCCACTCCGCCAGCGGGCAGGACGCCCTCGCGAACACCCGCTCCAAGGTCTACTTCTCGCCCAAGCTCGTCTACCTCCGCGTCCAGATCATCGAAGCTCAGGACCTCGTCCCCGCCGACAAGAGCCGGCCGCCGAACGTTGCCCTCAAGGTGCAGCTGGGTCACCAGCTCCGACGCACGCGCGCCGCCGCCGGCTCGGCCAACCCGACTTGGGGCGAGGAGCTCATGTTCGTGGCGTCGGATTCCTTCGACGACCCCCTCGTGCTCACGGTCGAGGACCGTGTGGCCGCCAACAAGGACGAGCCCATCGGACGGCTTGTCTTGCCGGTGTCCACCGCCTTCCCGCGTATTGACCACTACAAGGTCGTCGAATCTCGATGGTACAATCTAGCCAAGCCGAGTACGTCGGCGGAAGAGGCCGGCGGCGGAGAGAAGAAGGACAAGTTCTCCAGCAAAATCCATCTCCGTCTCTATCTCGAGATGGGCTACCATGTGCTCGACGAATCCACCCATTACAGCAGCGATCTCCAGCCGGCTTCGAAGCACCTCAGGAAGCCGAGCATAGGGATCTTGGAGCTGGGCATCCTCAGCGCTCGCAATCTGATTCCAATGAAGGCCAAGGACGGCCGCACCACCGACGCCTACTGCGTCGCAAAGTACGGGCCCAAATGGGTGCGGACGCGGACCCTTCTCGACACCCTGACACCTCAATGGAACGAGCAGTACACCTGGGAGGTGTTCGATCCTTGCACGGTGATCACCGTCGCCGTGTTCGACAATTGCCATGTCGTGGGCAGCAAGGACGACGTCAAGGACCAGAGGATCGGCAAAGTTCGTATCCGGCTCTCGACACTGGAGGCGGATCGCGTCTACACCCATCTCTATCCCCTGTTAGTCCTCCAGCCCTCCGGCCTCAAGAAGACCGGTGAGCTGCATTTGGCGGTGAGGTTCACCTGCACGGCGTGGGTGAACATGGTGGCGCTCTACGGCAAACCGCTGCTCCCAAAGATGCACTACGTGCAGCCCATCTCTGTGCTTCACATGGACTACCTTCGGCACCAAGCCATGATGATCGTGGCCACCCGGCTTGCTCGCGCGGAGCCGCCACTTCGGAGGGAGGTGGTGGAGTACATGCTCGACGTGGACCTGCACATGTGGAGCCTGAGGAGGAGCAAAGCGAACTTCCGAAGGATcacgtcgctgctctccggcatTGGCGCCATCGGCAAATGGTTCGATGGAATCCGGAACTGGAAGAACCCAGTGACAACAATCCTCGTCCACGTCTTGTTCCTGATACTCGTCTGCTACCCGGAGCTAATACTGCCCACCATCTTCCTCTACCTGTTCATGATCGGCGTTTGGAACTACCGGTTCCGGCCGCGCCACCCGCCGCACATGGACACGAAGCTATCCCACGCGGAGTCCGCGCACCCCGACGAGCTCGACGAGGAATTCGACACCTTCCCGTCAACGAAAACAGCAGACATGGTGAGGATGAGGTACGACCGGCTGAGGAGCGTGGCCGGCAGGGTGCAGACCGTGGTGGGGGACCTCGCGACGCAGGGGGAGCGTGCCCAAGCCATCCTAAGCTGGAGAGACCCTCGGGCGACCGTCGTCATCATCATACTCTCACTGATCGTGGCCGTCTTCCTCTACGTGACCCCGTTCCAGGTGGTGGTGGTGCTCATCGGCATGTTCTTGCTTCGACACCCCCGGTTCCGGCGAAAGATGCCGTCCGTGCCCTTCAATTTCTACAGGCGGCTGCCCGCCAAGTCCGACATGCTCCTCTGA